The Myroides fluvii region TGCAGCGGTTTCTTCTCCGCCAATCAGCACGCGATCGGGATGCATTAAATCTGCAATGGCCGTTCCTTCTGCTAAAAATTCGGGGTTGGATAAAATTTGAAATTCTACGCCGTTGCCTGTTTGATCTAATATGCGCTTGATGGCCTGAGCGGTACGCACGGGTAGGGTTGATTTTTCAACGACAATCTTATCGGTTGTGGCAACTCTTGCAATTTGACGGGCACAAAGTTCGATATACTTTAAGTCTGCGGCCATTCCCTTGCCTTTTCCATAGGTTTTGGTGGGGGTATTGACCGAAATGAAAATCATATCTGCCTCGTCAATGGCTTTGTCTACGTCGGTATCAAAAAATAAATTGCGCCCTCTTGCTTCTGCAATCACCGCATCTAAACCAGGCTCATAAATAGGCAACTGGTCTAAGTCTTGGTGGTTCCAGGCTTGGATACGCGCCTCGTTTACGTCCACTACCGTGATTTGAATATGGGGGTTTTTATGGGCAATAACGGCCATAGTAGGACCTCCTACATAACCTGCACCCACACAACAAATCTTCGTAATACTTTTCATCTTATTTCTTACAAGCTTATTATCTCTCATTACCTAACATACACTCCTCTTCCATACATGCTCCATTCCAAAAGACAAACTCGAATCTTGGAGGTTAAATGTATTAAAATTAAATAAGGTACGCTTCCTCTTATTTGTGACTTTGGCAATTTTACTCGTAAAAGCATGTGGGTTATTGCTGTGAGTCGCAAGAATATGAAATGAACAAATTGCCTGTACGTCAACGATGGGTTTTACCCTTACACCGGCAACAAGAGAATGAAAGAACTGCTTTGCTCCTTTGGCTTCGTCTTGTGCTTGTTGTAAAGACTCAATACACAAGGTACTGCTATCAAACTCCACTACAGGATCGTGTTTAGCGAATGCTACCGCTAAAGGCAATCCAACATAGCCCTGACTTACAACTGCAATTTTATTTTCTTTTTCCATTTTTTTATTACTTTCTTATTTATAGGGATTGGATAAAAAAGTAAGGTATTTTAGCCTTAGGCTACTCCCTAAGCTTACAAAGGTACATTTTTTAACGCTTTCTCTAACATTGATTTTATTATTTTTACGTAAAGAAGAGTACTCTTCTGTGCCAAAAAACAAAGCTTAAAGTAAAATAATTGTTAAAACTCTTTAATTTCAAAAGAAAAACACGCCTCCACAACGGTATTACTGCATTTTATTGAAAAGAATTGATATTATTTTATTGTTGGTTGCTTTTTTGTTTGTTGTTGGTTGTTTGTTGTTGGTTGTAGAGATTCTCAATCTTTAGAAGGTTTTGCTTTTTTGCTTTTTTGCTTCTTCGCTTTTTTGAAGTGATTGACGCCCGTTGAGTGACGGATGCGACCCCTCCTACCGTCGGGGTGACATACGGACTGGAGTGACAGACAGGTTAATCGGTTAGACCCTCTCATCATCTCACCCATGCACAGTACCCACACTCGTCATGTCACCTCGACGCAGGAGAAATCGTAGCGCAGCGAAGATTCATCGAATACCAAAATAAAATATAAACCTAATGAGATAGGTCGCATCCTACGAGTCCTTGAAAGACGAGCGTTGGTTGACGAGCGTTGGTTGACGGGTGTGGGTTGTTTGGTGAGATGGTGAGATGGTGAGGCTGAAAATTATCGATTAAAGAACGATTGATTACTCAGAAAATTTATACTGATCACTGATAATTGATCACTGATAATCGTTGATAAATGAAGATCTAAACCCAACGCAAGCCAAATCAGGAGCGTCAAATGGTTGAAAAGACTGTAAAAATAAAAGGTGTTTGAGCGCAGCGAGTTCTTTTATTTTCAGTCTTGAAAGCTAATTTGACCCTTATTTGGGTTAGTTGAAGGGGTTTTTATCTCACCTAGTTGCTATTTTTATAAGTGTTCGATGAATCTGCGATTTGTTCTTTTTTACCCCTTAAAAAAGAAAGGGAATTGGGGAATTGGTTGCTAGGATGATTGACTGGCGTTGATTGACGGATGCGACCCCTCCTACCGTCGGGGTGACATACGGACTGGAGTGACAGACAGGTAAATCGGTTAGCCCTCTCACCACCTCACCACCTCACCACCTCACCACCTCACCACCTCACCACCTCACCACCTCACCACCTCACCACCTCACCACCTCACCACCTCACCACCTCACCACCTCACCACCTCACCACCTCACCCTCTCACCCTCTCACCCTCTCACCCTCTCACCACCTCACCCTCTCACCACCTCACCACCTCACCACCACACCCTCTCACCCTCTAATCAATCAAATCATTCTCCTTGACGAACGTCATAAATTCCTCCTCCATGAGGGCTCCCATTTTTTTACTGCCGAACGCATTCAGGTGTCCTTCGTCATAATAACCCAGTGTATCGTTGAAATAAGGGAGGGTTTTAGCTTGACTAAAATCAAACTGAAAATACAACACCTGATTGGGGTTTGCTTTAATGGCTTCGAGTACGTATTGGGGTTCTGAGGAATCCACCACTTGGATATCGTCGTCCTCTTCTGCGTAGATAAAATCGCGGGTTGCGCGAATGGGGTTTTGATCCAAGGTGGGGTAATCGCCCAAGATAACGAGGCGTTGATCTGGGGTCAACTCTTCAACCAAAGCGGTCAGTGCAGTTGCTAAAGAAGGAACTTCTTCCAACCAGGCACTGGCAACAAAAATGAGCTTACTCTTTTTCTTAATGGGTTCAAATGCACGGCGGAGTGCTATATATTGCTGATAGTCTGATTCGCTTTCAAAATCACCTCGTGCGATATTGGGAAAAATAGGGTACCGATCATTGGTCACCGACCAAAAGGAAAAGTGATTCTTCTTTCCTATTTCATCTAAAATTGCCTTGTATACTAGGGCATGGCTATCGCCAATGAGCACAATCGAATCTAAGGCTGGGGTTACTTCGCCATAGGGGCCTGCATTGACATAGGTATCATCGTGTGATTCCATGCCAAAAGTGGGGCTCGCATATACTTTGGGAATGGGAAATGCATACTGATTGATGCGGTAAATGCCCGCACCTGCCACTAGATAGAGTACGCCCAATCCGACAAATCGCGGTAGAAACACTCGGGTTGAATACGTGCGGTACCTCTTTTCTACATAGGTATAGGACAGCCAGGACAAGGCATACGTCAGGGCGGTAATGCCGATCATTTGCAAGACCGAAAATGTCGTTTCCATGGTGTAATACCGCACAAAAGCCATGATGGCCCAATGCCAAAGGTAAATAGCGTAGGACAATTCGCCCACATGCACCATCCAACGGGTACTAAACAACGCATTGACCTGGGTAGATGTAGTAAGCAGTAAGATTCCCGTACACAGGCAGGGAATAACCACCCATACCCCCGGAAAAAGCGTTTGTTCTGAAAATGCCATGCCACAGATGACAATACCCCCTAAGGCTATCCAAGCCATGCTATTTTGGTAGTTGCCCATCCACGCTTGTATAGTGGCTGCACGAAGGGCAAAAATGGTTCCGATTAAAAATTCGGGAATACGCGCAAGCAAAGAGAAATACATCTCACTTTGTTGATTGAGGTACAGACTGGCATAAAAAGAATACCCCAATAGCACAAGCACAAGTGCCATACAAACGGGAAACAGCAGTTGCCTGCGGATAAACAATAGAAACAAAGGCAAAAGCAAGTAAAACTGCATTTCAATGGAAAGTGTCCAAGTGTGTAGCAGTGGATTTTCTTGATTTGATGCTCCAAAATACGTATCGAGCTGCGCAAAGTAATTGTTGGAGTTAAAGAGTCCTGCCATCAACATACTGCTGCGCAAATGGAGTATATCTACCCAAATGTAGAGCATGGCACCTGCAAAACCAACAGCCGCCAAAAACAGCAGAAAAATAGGCATGATGCGCTTGATGCGCCCCAGGTAAAAATCAAAGAGATTGAAGGTTCCTTTTTCTTTTTTATCTAGGATGATACTGCTCACTAAAAAACCCGAAATGACAAAAAAGATATCTACCCCTATAAATCCACCCCCCAACCCCGACGGATGGAGGTGAAAAATAAAAACGAAGAGTACCGCTAAGGCACGTAATCCCTGAATGTCTTGTCTATACTGCATAGTGGTGTATCATAGGACTGCTTAATGCACAAATTATACTTGTATTTCATACGTTACTCCTCCGCTGTGAATACAAGCACGTAAATATAGGTTTTTTTGTTTTTTCGCTTTTTTGTTTTTTCGCTTTTTTGTTTTTTCGCTTTTTTGTTTTTTCGCTTTTTTGTTTTTTTGCTTTTTTGTGGGTTGACGGTTGTTTGTTGTTTGTTGTTGGTTGTTGGTTGTAGAGATTCTCAATCTTTAGAAGAATTTGGTTTTTTGTTTTTTTGCTTCTTTGCTTTTTTGAAGTGGTTGACGAGCGTTGAGTGACGGATGCGACCCCTCCTACCGTCGGGGTGACATACGGACTGGAGTGACAGACAGGTTAAGCGGTTAAACCCTCTCATCATCTCACCCACGCACAGTACCCACACTCGTCATGTCACCTCGACGCAGGAGAGGTCGCATCCTACGAGTCCTTGAAAGACGAGTGTTGATTGTTGATTGACGAGCGTTGAGTGTTGAGTGACGAGCGTTGATTGACGGATGCGACCCCTCCTACCGTCGGGGTGACATACGGACTGGAGTGACAGACAGGTTAATCGGTTAGACCCTCTCATCATCTCACCACCTCACCACCTCACCACCTCACCACCTCACCACCTCACCACCTCACCCTCTCACCACCAACAACAATCAACCAACCACCACCACCAACAATCAACTCTTTCCTTTTTTCCGTAACTTTGTGTAAATGAAGAATCATGCTTAGACACCAAGGTAAAAATCGCGCGTATTCACACAACCTCAAACTAGCGTCTGTACTCTCCTGTGTGGCGGGGATTGTCAATAGCGTTGGGGTTTTGGGGCTACATACTTTGACGACAAATGTTACGGGACATTTTGCTTTTTTTGCTGAAGAAATAGTAGAGGAAAATTACAACCGCGGAATTGTCTACCTTTTTTATACTTTTTTCTTTCTCTTGGGTTCTTTTGTGTCGAGTTTGATTATGGAATGGGTACTCAA contains the following coding sequences:
- a CDS encoding acyltransferase family protein — protein: MQYRQDIQGLRALAVLFVFIFHLHPSGLGGGFIGVDIFFVISGFLVSSIILDKKEKGTFNLFDFYLGRIKRIMPIFLLFLAAVGFAGAMLYIWVDILHLRSSMLMAGLFNSNNYFAQLDTYFGASNQENPLLHTWTLSIEMQFYLLLPLFLLFIRRQLLFPVCMALVLVLLGYSFYASLYLNQQSEMYFSLLARIPEFLIGTIFALRAATIQAWMGNYQNSMAWIALGGIVICGMAFSEQTLFPGVWVVIPCLCTGILLLTTSTQVNALFSTRWMVHVGELSYAIYLWHWAIMAFVRYYTMETTFSVLQMIGITALTYALSWLSYTYVEKRYRTYSTRVFLPRFVGLGVLYLVAGAGIYRINQYAFPIPKVYASPTFGMESHDDTYVNAGPYGEVTPALDSIVLIGDSHALVYKAILDEIGKKNHFSFWSVTNDRYPIFPNIARGDFESESDYQQYIALRRAFEPIKKKSKLIFVASAWLEEVPSLATALTALVEELTPDQRLVILGDYPTLDQNPIRATRDFIYAEEDDDIQVVDSSEPQYVLEAIKANPNQVLYFQFDFSQAKTLPYFNDTLGYYDEGHLNAFGSKKMGALMEEEFMTFVKENDLID